A genomic region of Mesorhizobium sp. NZP2077 contains the following coding sequences:
- the ubiM gene encoding 5-demethoxyubiquinol-8 5-hydroxylase UbiM, with protein sequence MAGCDDSFDIIVVGAGPVGLSFAASLAHSQLKLAVVEGQALERLASPAFDGREIALTHASIGILRELGAWDVISGSDKSPLQGARVLNGSSPFALRFDSPGGSAEPLGVLVPNCQIRDALFKIIRLQGHARLLCGHSVVRATNSRQGAVITLSNGRQLSARLLVAADSRFSATRNLLGIGADINRLGNSMLICRVRHERPHHQIAIEWFDHHQTVAMLPLAPGVSSLLLTLPSNQADGLLALDDELFLRELTKRCRGRLGTMSLASQRYIYPLATTWAHRFRAPSAALIGDAAIGMHPVTAHGFNIGLGGQKQLARGIQTAWRDRRDIADPDMLHRYESRLRLSAAPLYHATNILVGLYSSEHPAARLARHLGLRLGQHLPFVRHGIAAMLRR encoded by the coding sequence ATGGCCGGCTGTGACGACAGCTTCGACATTATTGTCGTGGGCGCCGGGCCGGTCGGACTTTCCTTCGCCGCATCGCTTGCCCATAGCCAGCTCAAACTGGCGGTTGTGGAAGGGCAGGCCCTGGAAAGACTGGCAAGTCCGGCTTTCGACGGCCGCGAGATCGCGCTCACCCACGCCTCGATTGGAATCCTTCGCGAGCTCGGCGCCTGGGATGTTATCTCCGGTTCGGACAAGTCACCGCTTCAAGGCGCACGCGTCCTCAACGGATCGAGCCCTTTTGCGTTGCGTTTCGATTCCCCCGGCGGATCCGCGGAACCACTGGGCGTTCTGGTCCCGAATTGCCAGATCCGCGATGCCCTGTTCAAGATCATCCGCTTGCAAGGCCACGCCCGGCTGCTGTGCGGCCACTCGGTCGTGCGTGCAACAAACAGCCGTCAAGGAGCAGTGATAACGCTCTCCAATGGCAGGCAGCTGAGCGCTCGGCTTCTCGTTGCAGCCGATTCGCGTTTTTCCGCCACCCGCAATCTGCTCGGCATCGGCGCCGATATCAATCGGCTTGGCAACTCCATGCTGATTTGCCGGGTGAGGCACGAGCGCCCCCACCACCAGATCGCGATCGAATGGTTCGATCACCATCAGACGGTGGCGATGTTGCCCCTCGCGCCAGGCGTGTCGTCGCTGCTTTTGACTTTGCCCTCAAACCAGGCCGACGGACTGCTTGCCCTCGACGACGAGTTGTTCCTGAGGGAGTTGACAAAGCGCTGTCGAGGGCGCCTCGGCACCATGAGCCTGGCAAGCCAACGCTATATCTATCCGTTGGCCACGACCTGGGCGCACAGGTTCCGGGCGCCGAGTGCCGCATTGATCGGCGACGCCGCCATCGGCATGCACCCGGTGACCGCGCATGGCTTCAACATCGGCCTCGGCGGCCAGAAGCAGCTCGCCCGTGGTATCCAGACAGCATGGCGCGACCGTCGCGACATTGCCGATCCCGACATGCTCCACAGATATGAAAGCCGACTGCGCCTGTCGGCGGCGCCGCTCTACCATGCTACGAATATTCTCGTCGGGCTCTACTCAAGCGAGCATCCGGCGGCACGGCTTGCGAGGCATCTGGGGCTGCGCCTCGGCCAACATCTTCCCTTTGTCCGTCATGGCATTGCGGCCATGCTGAGACGGTGA
- a CDS encoding ParB/RepB/Spo0J family partition protein: MQLAHIPLDKLNISTLNMRHSKRAPDVSDILPSVRARGVLVPLLVRPNGTPESFEIVAGRRRYFAAKSLADERGEDDALPCAIIEDGDDADALEASLIENFARLDPDEVSQWETFSRLIREGRTIPDIAATFGITELLVKRILALGDLLPKIREAYRREDIDAETARHLTMASKAQQKDWLALYADPEQYAPRGHQLKQWLFGGQSISTKVALFAVEDYPGLIVCDLFGEDSYFADADLFWQKQNEAIAAKRDAYLEAGWPEVAVLEPGQHFHSWDHEKTPRKKGGKVFISVSHRGAVECHEGWLSCKEARRARALGEGGEPEEPPAKPSRPELTGPMQNYVDLHRHGAARTAMLNHPGVALRLMVAHAITGSGLWQVRREPQRTANEAVAASIAASRAEAAFAEKRRAVLALLGQADEEGAIAGGNGDGFALVAVFARLLALCDDDVMRVLSLAMAETLEAGSAVVEALGNHLGIDMGAWWQADDAFFDLLRDREIANSMLADLAGKSVADGNVAEKVKTQKKIIRDCLAGENGREKIDNWLPNWMKFPVESYTKRGGFRTADQWASVQPLFVRQ, from the coding sequence ATGCAACTTGCCCACATTCCGCTTGATAAGCTCAACATTTCCACGCTCAACATGCGCCATTCCAAACGCGCGCCCGACGTGTCGGACATCCTGCCGTCGGTTCGCGCGCGCGGCGTCCTGGTGCCGCTTCTGGTGCGGCCCAACGGCACGCCGGAAAGCTTCGAGATCGTCGCCGGCCGGCGCCGCTATTTCGCCGCCAAATCGCTAGCCGACGAGCGCGGCGAGGACGATGCCTTGCCCTGCGCCATCATCGAAGACGGTGACGACGCCGACGCACTCGAGGCCTCGCTGATCGAAAACTTCGCCCGGCTCGATCCCGACGAGGTGTCGCAGTGGGAGACGTTTTCGCGGCTGATCAGGGAAGGCCGCACCATTCCAGATATCGCCGCAACCTTCGGCATCACCGAGCTTCTGGTCAAACGCATTCTGGCGCTCGGCGATCTTCTGCCCAAAATCCGCGAAGCCTATCGGCGCGAGGACATCGACGCCGAGACGGCGCGCCATCTGACCATGGCCTCCAAGGCGCAGCAGAAGGATTGGCTGGCGCTTTATGCCGATCCCGAGCAATACGCGCCGCGCGGCCACCAGTTGAAACAATGGCTGTTCGGCGGCCAGTCGATTTCCACCAAGGTGGCGCTGTTTGCCGTCGAGGATTATCCCGGCCTGATCGTCTGCGACCTGTTCGGCGAGGACAGCTATTTCGCCGATGCCGACCTGTTCTGGCAAAAGCAGAATGAGGCCATCGCCGCCAAACGGGATGCCTATCTGGAAGCCGGCTGGCCCGAGGTGGCCGTGCTGGAACCGGGGCAGCATTTCCACTCATGGGACCACGAAAAGACGCCGAGGAAGAAGGGCGGCAAGGTCTTCATATCAGTCTCGCATCGCGGCGCGGTCGAGTGCCACGAGGGCTGGCTGTCGTGCAAGGAGGCCCGCCGCGCCCGCGCGCTAGGCGAGGGCGGCGAGCCCGAAGAACCCCCCGCCAAGCCGTCGCGGCCGGAACTCACCGGGCCGATGCAGAACTATGTCGATCTGCACCGCCACGGCGCCGCGCGAACCGCCATGCTCAACCATCCAGGTGTGGCGCTGCGCCTGATGGTGGCGCATGCCATCACAGGGTCGGGCCTGTGGCAGGTTCGCCGCGAGCCGCAGCGCACCGCCAATGAAGCGGTGGCGGCAAGCATTGCCGCGTCCAGGGCCGAAGCCGCATTCGCCGAAAAACGGCGCGCGGTGCTGGCGCTGCTTGGGCAGGCCGACGAGGAGGGTGCGATAGCCGGCGGCAATGGCGACGGCTTTGCGCTTGTCGCCGTCTTCGCCCGTTTGCTGGCACTTTGCGACGATGACGTCATGCGCGTTCTCAGCCTTGCCATGGCCGAGACGCTCGAAGCCGGCAGCGCTGTCGTCGAGGCGCTCGGCAACCATCTGGGCATCGACATGGGTGCGTGGTGGCAAGCGGACGACGCCTTCTTCGACCTGCTGCGCGACAGGGAGATCGCCAATTCGATGCTGGCCGACCTCGCAGGCAAGTCTGTCGCCGACGGCAATGTCGCCGAGAAGGTCAAGACGCAAAAGAAGATCATCCGCGATTGCCTCGCGGGCGAGAACGGCCGCGAGAAAATCGACAACTGGCTGCCCAACTGGATGAAATTCCCGGTCGAAAGCTACACGAAACGCGGCGGCTTCCGAACCGCCGATCAATGGGCGAGCGTCCAGCCGCTGTTCGTCCGCCAATAG
- a CDS encoding DUF2958 domain-containing protein: MILITDDLCARLLANGATDTETDHFPVVKLFDPTGPATWLLTELDADGDTLFGLCDLGFGFPELGSVSLAELASVKGRLGLGIERDLCFKARFPLSVYAQAACSAGHITEAERLLRQAAEALGNAHSRLPPDTAEQTRR, encoded by the coding sequence ATGATCCTGATCACCGACGACCTTTGCGCCCGGCTGCTCGCCAATGGCGCAACCGACACCGAAACCGACCATTTTCCGGTGGTCAAACTGTTCGATCCGACCGGGCCGGCAACCTGGCTTCTCACCGAACTCGACGCCGACGGCGACACCCTTTTCGGCCTTTGCGACCTCGGCTTCGGCTTCCCCGAACTCGGCAGCGTCAGCCTTGCCGAGCTTGCAAGCGTCAAGGGCCGGCTTGGCCTCGGCATCGAGCGCGACCTCTGCTTCAAGGCGCGCTTTCCGCTCTCCGTTTACGCCCAAGCCGCGTGCAGCGCCGGCCACATCACCGAAGCCGAGCGGCTGCTGCGACAGGCGGCAGAGGCCCTTGGCAACGCGCATTCCAGGCTTCCGCCCGACACGGCGGAACAGACGCGCCGATAA
- a CDS encoding ArdC family protein, whose product MRAKHQRSGSAEAGAGRGGRSGASLYQEITDRIIAELERGTVPWVKPWGSAKADLGLPSNAATGRRYSGINILILWGAVIERSYPGQNWLTFRQALVLGGNVRKGERGTTIVHADRFVPKGEQERARTDGDEPQTVPYLKRFTVFNVAQCDGLPEHLYGNAEPLPEREIVPQAEALIRASGADFRIGGDRAFYMPGTDSIQVPPQPAFFQQIDYYRTCFHELGHWTGHPARLARDLSGAFGSKTYAREELVAEITAAFVCSTLGIEPTVRHADYIGTWLRVLREDNRAIFRAASLASKAADFLLGFNAEAQGAQQDEIAA is encoded by the coding sequence ATGCGTGCAAAACACCAGCGTTCCGGCAGCGCAGAGGCTGGCGCGGGCAGGGGCGGGCGCTCGGGCGCCAGCCTTTATCAGGAAATCACGGACCGCATCATTGCCGAACTGGAGCGCGGCACCGTGCCATGGGTCAAGCCATGGGGCAGCGCAAAGGCCGACCTCGGCCTGCCCAGCAACGCGGCCACCGGGCGCCGCTATTCCGGCATCAACATCCTCATCCTGTGGGGCGCCGTCATCGAGCGCAGTTATCCCGGCCAGAACTGGCTGACCTTCCGGCAGGCGCTTGTCCTTGGCGGCAATGTCAGGAAGGGCGAGCGCGGCACAACAATCGTGCATGCCGACCGCTTTGTCCCAAAGGGCGAGCAGGAGCGCGCCAGGACGGACGGCGACGAGCCGCAGACGGTGCCGTATTTGAAGCGCTTCACCGTCTTCAACGTCGCGCAGTGCGACGGCCTGCCCGAGCACCTTTACGGCAACGCCGAACCGCTGCCCGAACGCGAGATCGTCCCCCAAGCCGAGGCGCTTATTCGAGCAAGCGGCGCGGATTTTCGCATCGGCGGCGATCGCGCTTTCTACATGCCGGGCACCGACTCCATTCAGGTGCCGCCACAGCCGGCATTCTTTCAGCAGATCGACTATTACCGCACCTGCTTCCACGAGCTTGGCCACTGGACCGGCCACCCGGCGCGGCTGGCGCGCGACCTCTCCGGCGCCTTCGGTTCCAAGACCTATGCGCGCGAGGAATTGGTTGCCGAAATCACTGCTGCCTTTGTCTGCTCGACACTCGGCATCGAGCCGACCGTGCGCCATGCCGACTATATCGGCACATGGCTGAGGGTGCTGCGCGAGGACAATCGCGCCATCTTCCGCGCCGCCAGCCTTGCCTCCAAGGCCGCCGATTTTCTTCTGGGCTTCAACGCCGAGGCCCAAGGCGCGCAACAAGACGAGATCGCGGCATGA
- a CDS encoding glycosyltransferase family 10 codes for MLTERPAPIVAACLDSWGGLEDAIHHLTPKGSGIWNNVAFVRKTSFTPDWHIIFNSPSVFGLPVDIEASPNRTIFAIGEPPTKAHRALHLGQGENTIVLTSDAELVARQNAGRRFVLSPPITRSWSVRKTYDQLLLREVVDKPRRLSWITSNIAMLKGHRYRLAFLERLRGELEFDLFGRGFQLIGDKWDALAPYRYSIAFENTCADYYFTEKLMDCFVAETMPIYYGSPAITRFFPPDSMVLIDPEDKNVIQKIREIIESDLWKERRDAIREAKRLVLEKYNTFAYLAGFIESVQDKPLPPKVMHIGTPAVDFGVDE; via the coding sequence TTGCTGACGGAACGTCCGGCGCCCATTGTTGCTGCATGCCTCGATTCTTGGGGCGGTCTGGAAGACGCAATCCACCATCTCACTCCAAAGGGCAGTGGAATCTGGAACAATGTCGCTTTTGTACGCAAGACGTCCTTCACGCCGGATTGGCATATAATCTTTAACTCTCCTTCTGTTTTTGGACTTCCTGTTGATATCGAGGCGAGCCCGAACAGGACCATTTTTGCAATCGGCGAACCGCCGACGAAAGCGCATCGCGCCCTCCATCTTGGGCAGGGGGAAAATACCATCGTTCTGACGTCTGATGCAGAGCTGGTAGCTCGGCAGAATGCAGGGCGTCGATTCGTCTTGTCTCCACCTATCACTCGGTCTTGGTCTGTAAGAAAGACGTATGACCAACTTCTGCTCAGGGAAGTCGTTGACAAGCCGCGTCGGCTCTCATGGATTACCAGCAACATCGCCATGCTTAAAGGACATCGATATCGGCTGGCGTTTTTGGAACGGCTGAGAGGGGAGCTCGAGTTCGACCTGTTCGGCCGAGGTTTTCAACTGATTGGAGATAAATGGGACGCACTTGCACCTTACCGCTACAGTATAGCTTTCGAGAATACGTGCGCTGATTACTATTTTACAGAGAAGCTTATGGACTGCTTCGTTGCTGAAACAATGCCGATCTATTACGGCAGCCCGGCAATCACGCGGTTCTTTCCGCCGGACTCAATGGTTCTGATTGACCCAGAGGACAAGAACGTAATTCAAAAGATCCGAGAAATCATCGAATCGGACCTCTGGAAGGAACGTCGCGATGCAATACGAGAGGCGAAGCGGTTGGTACTTGAGAAGTACAATACATTTGCTTATCTCGCGGGCTTCATCGAAAGCGTTCAGGATAAGCCTTTGCCGCCTAAAGTTATGCACATCGGTACGCCTGCAGTCGATTTTGGGGTAGACGAATGA
- a CDS encoding acyltransferase, translated as MNAMAAGQAGSERFIALEGLRGLAAVGVLLSHALFAVEPGIFKTMYPLAQAAWPEIGWPSQLLTLPPFSMLINGSFTVCVFFVLSGFVLTKSYADTGNASVLVSKAIRRIPRLGIPIAASIVFAGTIFAMGLMRNLEVAPLTGSIWLTWYYPSSITAATIAKEALYESLFLGKNKLNSPLWTMSIELVGSYLAFMFAFAARWFTFALVTGFAAALSFAIHIAYLPFALSFGVGVLLTRVSPAKWPHKAKIAILLAAIYLGGFSNDILYEPIIKLSPIDFNPLKDAMHCVGATFLVASVLALPSLQRAFSSYFFPLLGRLSFSVYLLHFPILCSLGCFVYLWTIQWGHAFAASSTVLIVLVTTIIAAVPFQRLVDVKSMEIAKRVDQYLRGFLRKTAEA; from the coding sequence ATGAACGCAATGGCGGCGGGGCAGGCCGGATCTGAACGTTTTATTGCTTTAGAGGGGTTGAGGGGGCTGGCTGCAGTTGGCGTCCTCTTGTCTCACGCCCTCTTCGCTGTCGAGCCAGGGATATTCAAAACCATGTACCCGTTGGCGCAAGCAGCGTGGCCAGAAATCGGATGGCCTTCTCAGCTTCTAACTCTCCCCCCATTCAGCATGCTTATCAACGGAAGCTTTACGGTTTGTGTATTCTTCGTTCTAAGCGGCTTCGTCCTTACCAAGTCTTATGCTGACACTGGAAATGCGTCGGTGCTTGTATCCAAGGCAATCCGACGGATACCCCGCCTCGGCATTCCAATCGCGGCTTCAATCGTTTTTGCCGGTACCATCTTTGCCATGGGGCTGATGAGAAATCTCGAAGTTGCCCCACTCACGGGCTCGATCTGGCTGACCTGGTATTACCCTAGCTCAATTACGGCCGCGACCATCGCCAAGGAGGCCCTATATGAGTCCTTATTTCTCGGTAAGAACAAACTCAATTCACCACTCTGGACGATGTCCATTGAGCTCGTCGGTTCATACTTAGCCTTCATGTTCGCCTTCGCTGCGAGGTGGTTCACCTTCGCCCTCGTCACAGGTTTTGCCGCGGCTCTCTCTTTTGCGATCCATATAGCTTACCTGCCCTTCGCCTTGTCGTTCGGGGTCGGCGTCCTCCTGACTCGCGTTTCTCCAGCGAAATGGCCTCACAAAGCCAAGATCGCAATCTTACTTGCTGCCATCTATCTTGGCGGCTTCTCAAACGACATCTTGTATGAGCCGATCATCAAACTCTCCCCAATCGACTTTAATCCCCTGAAGGACGCAATGCACTGCGTCGGTGCAACCTTCCTTGTCGCTAGCGTTCTCGCGCTTCCATCGCTTCAGCGAGCCTTCTCGTCATACTTTTTCCCACTCCTGGGTCGATTGTCGTTCTCGGTCTACCTTCTTCATTTCCCTATCCTTTGCTCCCTCGGGTGCTTTGTCTATCTCTGGACTATCCAATGGGGGCATGCCTTTGCGGCGAGTAGCACTGTCCTCATTGTACTTGTAACCACCATCATTGCTGCGGTGCCTTTTCAGCGCCTTGTAGACGTGAAGTCCATGGAAATAGCCAAGAGGGTGGACCAATACCTGAGAGGTTTTTTGCGTAAGACTGCGGAGGCGTAG
- a CDS encoding class I SAM-dependent DNA methyltransferase, with product MSLGAAGLTPITPAAFIKKWRKSELGERQAAQEHFLDICSLVGHPSPSDEDPTGAFFAFEKGANKLGGGKGFADVWKKGHFAWEYKRKKGNLDDALLQLMRYAPALLSPPLLIVCDIERLRIHTAWTNTVPSTYVITLDDLAEPSAREMLHNVFFSPEKLRPTRTRAAVTKEAADKFSTIALRVQGRGTPDEIAHFVNQLVFCFFAQSVSLLPDGLFTKLLKRSARAPERAMSYLDKLFEAMERGGEFDLTDITWFNGGLFDGRRALRLDDGDIGLLVAADSLDWGLIDPTIFGTLFERFLDPEKRAQIGAHYTDPEKIMRLVDPVILRPLRQEWEQARREIVELLNGNRKPPMRRQQSRRMTREEAAAEVRSRFTERLRKLRILDPACGSGNFLYLALQGVKDIEHRANLDCEMLGMPAQLPLVGPEILRGIEINMMAAELARTTIWIGDIQWQIKNGIRSKSIPILRKLDAIERRDALVRQAQDVDTARDAQGDLLAALQPVSEDAEAEWPEAEFIVGNPPFVGVRLMRQALGDPTVDRLFDVYDGRVSREADLVCYWVEKSRAAVAADRTRRVGLVTTNSIRGGANRRVLDRIIAESRLFEAWSDEPWVVDGAAVRVSLICFGHGEDPLCLDGRTVAQINADLTAGVTDLTKARRLSENQNVAFMGDTKGGAFDVPGSLARAWLSMPMNPNGRPNSDVLRPWRNGMDVTRRGRDMWIVDFGWEMSEQEAALYEAPFQHIREHVFPERSKNRRDAYRERWWRHVEPRPAFHASLQGHPRYMATPRVAKHRTFVWLDQAIVPDSRIFAFSRSDDVFFGILHSRFHEAWSFGTCSWHGVGNDPTYNSAGVFETFPFPEGLTPDIPAVRYEKDSRAIAISQVAKRLDDLRNAWLNPSDLVQIKPEVVPGYPDQILPKDIVSHAILRERALTNLYNRRPQWLVDAHSDLDAAVARAYGWPTDISEDQALANLLELNLAREAFNEHAKSGLKTRRPRRRPTPEEVRRAPQMKLPIAGGRKFVVGPQQLTTEDRENQPTSAERPRNTKRRTS from the coding sequence ATGAGTCTGGGTGCCGCAGGGCTCACGCCCATAACGCCTGCTGCCTTCATCAAGAAGTGGAGGAAGTCGGAACTTGGCGAGCGGCAGGCAGCTCAAGAACACTTCCTCGATATCTGCTCGCTGGTCGGCCATCCGTCTCCGAGCGATGAGGACCCGACCGGCGCGTTCTTCGCGTTCGAGAAAGGTGCGAACAAGCTCGGAGGGGGTAAAGGTTTTGCTGACGTCTGGAAGAAGGGTCACTTCGCATGGGAGTACAAGCGTAAGAAGGGAAACCTCGACGACGCCCTCCTCCAGTTGATGCGATACGCGCCGGCGCTTTTGAGCCCGCCGCTACTCATCGTTTGTGACATCGAACGCCTTCGCATCCATACCGCTTGGACGAACACCGTTCCGTCCACATACGTGATCACCCTAGATGACCTGGCGGAACCTTCAGCGCGTGAGATGTTGCACAACGTCTTCTTCAGCCCGGAAAAGCTGAGGCCGACCCGAACACGCGCGGCGGTCACCAAGGAGGCAGCAGACAAGTTTTCCACGATCGCACTCCGCGTTCAGGGGCGAGGCACACCAGATGAGATTGCTCATTTCGTAAATCAGCTGGTCTTCTGCTTTTTCGCCCAGAGTGTCAGCCTGCTGCCTGATGGCCTGTTCACGAAGCTCCTGAAGCGATCGGCCCGTGCTCCTGAACGAGCCATGAGCTACCTCGACAAGCTGTTTGAAGCAATGGAGCGCGGCGGCGAGTTCGACCTGACCGACATCACATGGTTCAACGGCGGCCTGTTTGATGGTCGCCGAGCGCTACGGCTCGATGACGGTGACATTGGTTTGCTTGTCGCCGCAGACAGCCTCGATTGGGGCCTCATCGATCCGACGATTTTCGGAACTCTGTTCGAGCGGTTTCTGGACCCGGAAAAACGCGCCCAGATCGGCGCGCACTACACCGATCCAGAAAAAATTATGCGTCTTGTCGATCCGGTCATCCTGAGGCCTCTGAGACAGGAATGGGAACAAGCAAGGCGGGAGATTGTCGAACTCCTGAATGGCAATCGCAAGCCGCCAATGCGCAGGCAGCAATCCCGCCGGATGACGCGGGAGGAAGCGGCCGCCGAAGTACGGTCCCGGTTCACGGAACGGCTGCGAAAGCTCCGCATCCTGGATCCGGCATGCGGGTCTGGGAACTTCCTATACCTCGCTCTCCAGGGTGTGAAGGATATCGAACACCGCGCCAACCTCGACTGCGAGATGCTCGGCATGCCCGCTCAGCTTCCGCTCGTAGGGCCTGAAATCCTGCGCGGCATCGAAATCAACATGATGGCGGCCGAGCTTGCACGCACGACCATTTGGATCGGAGACATTCAGTGGCAGATCAAGAATGGGATACGCTCGAAATCGATACCAATCCTACGCAAGCTAGATGCAATCGAAAGGCGAGACGCCTTGGTCAGGCAGGCCCAAGACGTTGATACAGCTCGTGACGCACAAGGAGACCTTCTTGCTGCACTGCAACCAGTCTCGGAAGATGCTGAAGCAGAATGGCCAGAAGCAGAATTCATCGTAGGAAATCCGCCGTTTGTCGGCGTGCGTTTGATGCGGCAAGCCTTGGGCGATCCAACGGTTGATCGCCTTTTCGATGTGTACGATGGGCGCGTCTCTCGCGAGGCTGATCTCGTCTGCTATTGGGTGGAGAAATCCCGCGCCGCTGTCGCAGCAGATCGAACGCGTCGAGTGGGTCTGGTCACGACGAATTCCATACGCGGTGGAGCGAACAGAAGGGTGTTGGATCGGATCATCGCCGAAAGCCGGCTATTCGAAGCCTGGAGTGACGAGCCGTGGGTCGTCGATGGCGCAGCCGTACGAGTATCCCTAATCTGCTTCGGCCACGGCGAGGACCCGTTGTGCCTCGATGGGAGGACGGTTGCACAGATAAACGCAGATCTTACCGCCGGCGTAACCGACTTGACCAAGGCGCGCAGGCTTTCTGAAAACCAGAACGTAGCGTTCATGGGCGACACGAAGGGCGGTGCCTTCGACGTCCCGGGTAGCTTGGCGCGGGCCTGGCTCTCGATGCCGATGAATCCCAACGGTAGGCCAAACTCAGATGTGCTCCGTCCATGGCGCAATGGAATGGACGTCACTCGCCGCGGCCGCGACATGTGGATTGTGGATTTCGGCTGGGAGATGTCCGAGCAGGAGGCTGCCCTCTACGAGGCGCCGTTCCAGCACATTAGAGAGCATGTGTTTCCGGAGCGCTCAAAGAACAGGCGTGATGCCTACCGCGAGCGTTGGTGGCGACACGTGGAGCCGAGACCGGCTTTTCACGCTTCCTTGCAGGGCCACCCGCGTTACATGGCAACACCTCGCGTCGCAAAGCATCGGACATTCGTGTGGCTTGATCAAGCGATAGTGCCCGACTCCCGCATCTTCGCGTTTTCTCGGTCAGACGATGTCTTTTTCGGGATTCTTCACTCCCGATTTCATGAGGCTTGGAGCTTCGGAACTTGCTCGTGGCACGGCGTCGGCAATGATCCAACCTACAATAGTGCGGGGGTATTCGAGACCTTCCCGTTCCCTGAGGGCCTCACGCCGGATATCCCAGCAGTCCGATATGAAAAGGATTCACGAGCCATCGCCATATCACAGGTGGCCAAGAGGCTTGATGACTTACGAAACGCGTGGCTCAACCCGAGCGACCTTGTCCAGATCAAGCCCGAGGTCGTGCCCGGCTATCCGGATCAAATCCTTCCGAAGGACATCGTGTCGCACGCGATCCTCCGCGAGCGTGCCCTGACCAACCTCTACAACCGGCGTCCGCAGTGGTTGGTCGACGCTCACTCGGACCTGGATGCCGCCGTTGCCCGAGCCTACGGGTGGCCTACAGATATCTCTGAAGATCAAGCTCTGGCGAATCTCCTAGAACTCAATCTGGCGCGTGAGGCATTCAATGAGCACGCCAAATCCGGTCTGAAGACAAGAAGGCCACGTCGTCGTCCGACGCCGGAAGAGGTTCGACGTGCCCCGCAGATGAAGTTGCCCATTGCAGGTGGCCGCAAGTTCGTTGTCGGTCCGCAGCAATTGACCACCGAGGATCGCGAAAACCAGCCGACGTCAGCAGAGCGTCCGCGAAACACCAAACGCCGAACAAGCTGA
- a CDS encoding OmpA family protein: MVALNEPGGASVGYEKKGYARGLILGLTMAETMLLLVFCLLLVAGAIVAKKKAELETALERVSRSEAVIQQLKQENKNLLAQVAELMERFTGHKVPDEEWRKLVLAKKAIEQIEQKGLSADEAVQLAEATVAVRDNNLSADDVRKLVSADQRATEAERKLAEAEKELAETTRQPKDLPPIINLSEAKGYSFEVSSAELKPAFKAKLEGAIAEQIADIVAKYDVDVVEVIGHTDEQRLSRQSNMDFVLGRVLSGDESVSEMEPGDNAGLGLARAISVASVLKKIPAFDHLNILPMSGGQLILPDDRLTDGAQSGDAPERRRIEIRVRKSKQKLAAEGHHEGN, from the coding sequence ATGGTGGCGCTGAACGAACCCGGCGGAGCTTCGGTCGGCTACGAAAAGAAAGGCTATGCCCGCGGCTTGATCCTCGGGCTCACCATGGCCGAAACGATGCTCCTGCTCGTCTTCTGCCTGCTGTTGGTTGCAGGCGCCATTGTCGCAAAGAAGAAGGCCGAATTGGAAACTGCCCTTGAAAGGGTATCCCGCAGCGAAGCAGTGATTCAGCAACTCAAGCAGGAGAACAAGAACCTGCTGGCCCAGGTTGCCGAGCTCATGGAGCGCTTCACTGGGCACAAAGTGCCTGATGAGGAATGGCGAAAGCTCGTCCTCGCCAAAAAAGCGATCGAGCAGATCGAGCAAAAGGGACTGTCGGCCGACGAAGCAGTTCAGCTGGCGGAAGCCACAGTCGCGGTCCGAGACAACAATCTCTCAGCCGACGACGTACGCAAGCTAGTCTCAGCAGATCAGCGTGCGACCGAAGCCGAACGGAAGCTGGCTGAAGCCGAAAAGGAACTCGCTGAAACGACACGGCAGCCTAAGGATCTACCACCGATCATCAATCTGAGCGAAGCCAAGGGCTATTCCTTCGAAGTCAGCAGTGCCGAACTCAAACCGGCCTTTAAGGCCAAGCTTGAGGGCGCTATTGCCGAGCAGATTGCCGATATCGTCGCAAAATACGATGTCGATGTCGTCGAGGTCATTGGCCACACTGACGAGCAGCGATTGTCGAGGCAGTCGAACATGGACTTCGTTCTGGGGCGCGTACTCTCTGGGGATGAGAGCGTCAGCGAAATGGAGCCGGGTGATAATGCCGGGCTAGGCCTCGCGCGAGCGATATCCGTCGCGTCCGTTCTGAAAAAGATACCGGCGTTTGATCATTTGAACATCCTACCCATGTCAGGCGGCCAACTGATCCTGCCGGATGATCGCCTCACGGATGGAGCTCAGTCAGGCGACGCTCCAGAAAGGCGTCGTATCGAGATCCGAGTACGCAAGAGCAAGCAGAAGCTGGCCGCCGAGGGGCATCACGAAGGCAATTAA